The sequence AATGTTATCAAAAAAATCAACTATTACATTTTGCAAGGAAACCTCTTATGTTGCCCTGTGTTctgattgaaaaacaaaagcttGAACGGTAAAAGTATTAAAGAAATTTCACAGTtaaaggtgttttcactgttgatttgttcaACTGATTCCTTGTTTTTTCAATgcatgcaacatctttccaaaagttaaTGTTAGTTAGTGTTGAATAATTGTGATTTTCAATATTGACAGTCTTAATGTGCACTTCAGGTGATTTATAAATAAAAGGGAATCTTACATTGCAATAATCAAATTTTGACTTAACCCCTTTTGCATGTTTATAAACCATTTGTTCAgtaatgtcttcttttttttttaaatcaattcaaaAATTGTTAATcatagaaaaaaaggaattgcTCCAATGTTACTCAAGATAGCATGCATCAAATGTAGTGAAGCCGACTTGAATGTATGTTTTCCGCGCGTGACGTAATTCTCTTCAAGACAGCCGGTGGcactaatctgtattgtcgcccaaaaaatgaaaaccggcagctgattggacgaatgcCTCacatgggtctggcttctccggAATTTCAAAATCGAGCATAATGGTGGCATTTTTCGAAAATAGTTCAACGAAACCtgtttctaaaaacattttaagggaGACATATAATCTGTCTTCATtacagatcgacaaaggtcagattaaaatattttggtcagattttgagaggctAGTCACGTCATTTCCAAAtcagcactccaccaatcagattggtcattgagtccgactgcccacCCACcaattcaaaatgtcaaatctgCAAAAATATAGGACGACGGCAATTCCGGCTGACAACGGCActgaacacaccgaacagactcgatTCACCGActtcgccagactgtccgacggccgatGATCGGGTTTGTGTGTCAGCGCCTTAAGTTGCAGTTCCTCTAATGGCCACCAGAGCCTGGTACTACAAGAAATGTCTTTGAAAGCTAGTTTCACCAAACAAATATTACAAAGGCACTGCACACCATTGGTAAATACACAGATGATTTTAATCATCAGGCTAATTAGACCTCTTCTCAGGACTGTGTGGGCATGTTCACACTAATTTATTGGTATCTCTTTGACTCTGCTGTTAGGtttgttgcacctgttaggGTGGGGCAAGTCACACCACATTGTTACAGGTATGGATATAACTCGCATCACAGCTCGCGCACTTTGTATTTGAGCAGAGGTCCAATCAGCAGAATAACTGACAAAAcatgtgtaagtgtgtttaGGGCATTCAAGACTTAAAGATAAATGTTTTCCGGGATCTTTGCtggttttcttccttttttgttgCAACAGCTTATGCTGCTCCCCCATGGCTGTACAGTCACCATAGATCAAGTTCAAGTCTCTCCCCAGGACTGTTGATTTTTACTCTCAATGCTAATGGCTGCTATGCAATGTGTGGTTACTAACAGTAGCTTATTGCTAATGTATGCTTTATTGCATCATATTGTTTTGCATGGACTATATGAAAGGTATTGCTGTATTTTGTatcaacatttacattacatattgttcttttctacttcctgtttaagaatgttgattttgttgctgttgttgcctCTTTTGAGTATTTCTGAACCCATCACTTGCCGGCCAGCTGGATTCATTCATATGAATGTTGATAAATGTGCATTGTCCATACATCAATAACTTAAATATATGACCATCATTGCCCTTTGATTTGCACTTCCTTGTGAAATCAAGCCAGCTTCACAGTTTTTTACCCGTTTGGTGTTTCATGTTTACAAATGTCAGTGAAAAATAATGACTGATTAAGTGTTTATCACATGGCGTCCGATACAATTAATATAACTTTGCCCGATGCCAATACAGATTGgcaaattcaaattgtattaccactggaaaaaataaaaaattaaatcgcAAAAAAACCTTATCTACCTCCTTTAAACCTCATTTTCAGATGTTGTCAAAGATTACCATGAAAGTTTGCACACGGGTGTCTTCACATGGCAAAAGTTAAATGGCAAGTGAAAATCTGAAAAATGCAAACTTAAATGCTGAGAAACTCTGAGACTGCTGCATTATTCAATATTGCCACCCAAACTGATTCAGATTTATTCAGTAGCTATGAATTCTTAAACTTAAGATATCTACAGACCTCAAATTCTCTTAACATGTCAATTCAGAGTGGGCTGCTGTTTATTAGTGCAACACTTCAACTGAAGAGCATAAGAAACATGCAAATGAATCAGCCTCTAAAGAGAAGCTTGAGAGCAACTTCATGCATCCACATGAAAGACTTCATGTCCAATTATAAATGTAGCATATGCATAAGAGTGCCATGTATAAATAGGCActtagtttgaaaaaaaaaaaaatcacaatgttgAAAATTGAATATTTGTTATAGCTTTAGGAACGTATTTATTTAGTTGTACCTATAGCAGAGTTAATGCTTATGTGTTTTCTTGCTCCAACACTGGCAAGACTCACTGATATAGATACCACATGAACACATTAACTTACCACTGGATGCAGCTTTAATCAATAAAATGTGGCAAATAAAAAGCAAgttttacactttaaataattttttagcTGCTCAATAGAAAAGATAAGCAGAATAGTGAGCTTTGGTCTATCATGCTCATCAATGGCAACTTAAGAAATCTTTACAGATCGTGAAATCGAAGTTGTTCTTATCCTGGTCCTATAGCCTTATATTTGTAAATATTAACTCATATTTAGTATTATTCCAGAGGGAAAGGCAGATTATCACAATATATCACTCACCAGTATTACAAAATAAGACAGAAAGTGTGAGGTTAGGGACGTGGCTAACTGGCTCTTTGCAGATCATCTAAAATGGCTTTGCAGAAGCCTAATCAAAAATAACTATATTATCTATGTATTAATTTCCACATACACTAATCTTGCCTGGAAATGCTCCCGCAGTGTTCAGTGCAAACACGAGTTAAGATATAAGGTATAAATTGCAGCCCACACCTTGCTTTTAACACCTAATATCAACGACAGCAATTCATATTAAAACCTGCAGGGGGCGCCAGAGGACGCACAGAGGAAACTCGACGGTGCCTTTACAGTCATTTTACATCGAGAAGCCAGGAGTCCATGCATGGGTGTTTTGTCTTTACACATCGAGTCTCCGGTGGCGTTAATATGATGCATGCATGTGGCAGCTATTTTCCTGTAAATACCCAAACTACTATGCAGATAATAAAGGTTTCGATTTGGAGGTAATGACGTCGAACGGATAAGATATTCTGTTCAAGTATAGCCTACCTCTTCAATTTGagtaatttgtttaattttaacatCAAAGCCGATCAAATTgaacaaagaaaatgtgaagaactacctgaactaaaatgtaatttaaacagtgatcgtttttttttttttttttttttttttttttttaattacagacACGGTTTTGAAAGTAGCCTACCAGAACATACAATAAGACATGTCTACATGCAATTTTACATGTATATAGGCTTGTGCTGTTGTCGGTAAATGTGTACTAATGCAACCATTATCCCCACATCAAAATGTATGTTTGACGAACTGTGTGGAGCAAGactcaaaaaagaagaaaaatatgaaatgcacacaaaaaaattgtCTAACTTGTCTTAAAAGctaggaaaaaaatatttctctcATCAAAAACTTACACTTTAATCCTATAATGCACGTCACATACTGACTGGTAaaatggtataaaaaaaaaaaagatagctTAACTAAATCAGaagaataaatgaaaagaacGATTAGAGAGAGGGAGGGCGAACAGGGAGGAGGGAAACAATAGAGAATCAAAGCATAATAATATTCCTAAATGAAGAGGGAAATATTGCACCGCTCATTTTATTAATCAGACTGTCAATTTCACCCAAGAGGCCAAACCCCAGAGCAATCTAAAACAGACTCAGAGATCAACCCAGGGACAAGCACCTCGCTCCTcactcctctcttcctctccactTGGATATTATTCGTCTGACCGAAGGCCGCCTCCATCATCAAGTGACAGCCCTCTCCTATTTATTTGCTTATAAACCTGTTACAATAAATGATCATTGGAGCAACGTCAGCCGAGCATTTTAACAACGAACAGCAACCACTTTTGATGAATGACATTTTGCTGCTGTGGGGAGGATGCACGGCTCATTTTGAGCAGTCGCTCGTCGATTGCATTCCGATTCTTTCAGTTTTTGCGTCTTGCTTATAAAAAGGTTTAGGAGCGGTTATTTAGAGACCGTTGCTGAGTTGCATGCGGATTTAAGCTCCGACACAACTCATTGGTGCTCCAGCCCCCCTGGACAAGTGTTGTGTagcgggtttttttttttcttttttttttctttcgtcTTGCACGGCTTAATGATGGAGAGGATAAGAAAAGAGATGATATTGATGGAGAGAGGTCTGCACAGCCCCGTCGCAGGGAAGAGGCTCGCAGACACGCCTGGGAACTCAGTGCTGGAGGCCCTGGAAAACTCTCAGCACAGCGGACGGCTAAGCCCGAGAATAACTTCGGCTTCTCTCCATGGAAATCTCGGGGACATCCCGACGAAAGGCAAATTTGAAATTGACAGTATTTTCGGTACACACCACAACAGTGAAAATACCTCTTCGGCGGAAATTTCCTCGTCAGAAAGCAGGAAGAAAATGAGCCTCTACTCCGAAGTTTCGCCAGATTCAGACATTAACAGCGATGTGGAGGTGGGATGCCCTGCGCATCGCTCCCCGAGCCAGCACAAGGAAAACAACAAAGGTAACACTTGATTTTACTCCACGTTTGCCTTCTTTTTAATCTCTCTGCTCTAAGGCAGACTGGTGTTAGGCTAATTTTATACTGTTGCTATTTACTCCATCCAAAAACCGTGATAATGCTGAATTGAATTAGTCTATCATCATTTgtaatattttctttatttttaattattattaagcTCTCATTATCCTGTTATTATCAATGTTAATATAGCATATTATCTTGATTATTATACTACAATGGATGAATGTAGctaatgttaaaacatttttttttttatttgcctcaTGACAAATTTTATATTAACCTCAGTTTTCTCATTACCAATAAGTGGTCAAAATATACTGCAGTCTCagacacatttattatttcaatatTTTCGATATCAACAacaatgtgtatgtttgtgttcctttttatttttaggttttTCAGACAGCAATTCTGGATCTTCCAACATAAGCTCGAACTCCCTCCAAAATATGAACGGTAATTCATCGGGAGGATCAAACAATTCAAATAGCGACCAAGTGAGACGATATCGGACTGCTTTCACCAGAGAACAAAtcggaagactggaaaaagagTTTTACAGGGAAAATTACGTTTCGAGACCGAGAAGATGTGAACTAGCCGCAGCGTTGAATCTGCCCGAGACTACGATTAAGGTAGCCAATACACATGATTGATCTTCATGAttcttgtgtgtgcatgtgtttgtgcagaGAAAGCCATGCTACgggtataaaaaaaatattgttataATAGGCCTACTGAAATATTATTTCTGTCAATGAAATGTTGCAGTGTTATATTTTGATTTAACCTGTTAAAAAATAAGGCTTTTATTTAGGCTACTGGTCAACCCATGGGTGCTAATCAATTCCACCGTAATGCGTAGCCTACAATTAATGCTCATTTAAAATAGCccaattaaacacaaaaaaagaaaatgatttacCTGACATCTTTAAGTTATTTGGCAGATTATAACTGCTGctgtaggctatatgccaattgatattttttatgttcaatGACATGACATTTTGGCATCAGTCTGATCTGAAGCACTCTCTTCAGAGGTCTCTATGAACAGCTTGGAAACAACATGGCAGCTTCAATATGGGCCTTGTTTTGACTCTGTGTGCAGGTGTGGTTCCAGAACAGGCGGATGAAGGATAAAAGGCAGCGTTTGGCGATGTCCTGGCCCCATCCAGCAGACCCCAGCTTCTACACTTACATGATGACCCACGCTGCAGCTACAGGAAGTCTACCTTACCCTTTCCACTCGCACATGCCTCTCCATTACTACCCGCACGTCGGAGTCACGGCCGCAGCGGCCGCCGCTGCCGCTTCCGGTGCCGCGTCGTCACCTTTCGCCACCTCCATCCGCCCCCTCGATACCTTCCGAGCACTCTCCCATCCCTACTCGCGGCCAGAACTCCTGTGCAGCTTCAGGCACCCGGGACTCTACCAGTCACCTGCAGGCCTGAATAGTTCAGCAGCGGCAtcagcggcggcggcggcggcagcggcggcggcggcggtcAGCGCCCCATCAGCCACCGGGCCTTGTTCGTGTCTGAGCTGCCACAGCAGCCAGGCGGCGAGCGCGCTGGGCTCCAGGAGCGCCGGCGGAGACTTTACCTGCACAGCTTCGGGGCAAAGATCCGAGAGTGGATTTCTGCCGTATTCTGCTGCTGTTCTCAGCAAGACATCCGTCCCGTCACCAGACCAACGAGAAGAAACTTCACTTAACAGATAACTCAGCATCCTGCAGCCAACGTGACCGTTTCCTATTTTGCTCTAGTCCTAGTCCTACTTTAGGGGATAGGCCTAGGCCCACTTACTTTAAAAACCACACCTGGGTAAATAATTCGTTTATTCGGCAGCATTgtaaacagacacatacacactcttaGGTTAATTTCTACAAGTTCAAAAAACTcttcacaacaaaaaacacacatatagctAGCACTGAAAATGTTGCACCTCACAAACAACCTTTTCTGAGAGCTTGTGCTAGCTTGTGTTGTTCCTGTAGACTTATTTCTACGCTAGATTcgtttgggaaaaaaatgtgtatccATTCTGTCCCTGTGCCACAATCCATGTgcagttttaaatgtatttatttatttatttaaaggctTGAAATGCTACAAATTACACCAACAACTGTCATTCTGTCCCAATcactattactttttcaatattcacCGTGACGAACCCAGCCTTGTTACCTTGACTCTTCTGGTTTTTTTAGGATTCTAACGTGAGCGAATTATGTTACCTAAATTTAGATGGCAGAAGATCCTGCTTTTCTGCCCAGCAGCACATCTTTCTTCACTAGGCCTAATAAACTGAGGTTTTGGCAGGGATAGCTCCAACACCCAGCCTCTGCTCTATGGGGACCCTCCTAATCAGCAAGAAGGGTGCATATAATTTTGGACCACGTCTTTCGTgtcaatttttatgttaataatGAGAGGATCATGACAAAAATTGCCAATCATGGACCTAGATGGAGCTCCTTTGAATACATGACTGTAAGAAAGTTGCTCGTTTTGAGACCTGCTGTCAAGTGCTAACAACCCGCGGAGGGAAGTCATTAGACATACAAAAGACCTGGAACAAAGCGACAGTCCTGGAACACAGATGcactgaataaaaataatatggGACACATGtagggtttaaaaatatcacacACAAAGCACCCTACAAAGAGCCAAATTTAGTTTTCTGATAAATACCTCGACACGCAGTAGGCTCTCTTTTATTTACATTGCTGAACCTCATCAAATCCAGTATTTCCATAGGTAGGCTATGTACTCCCTTTAGGACCCCGCCACTCAGCGGACACATGACGGGGCTGAGCAAGGCGAAAGTTCAGACCAAACAGCCTGGCTTTAATCTGCTGCGCCTGTAAAAATGGCTATGTGCTATTTTATTCGTTCCTGTTGGGACATCACCAATATGTTAATTATCAAACATGTGAACTGTAAATCGTGAAATAGTTTGCAAATGTCATGGATAGTCCTACTGATAGTTGGAAACTGAATTATTGATCGCCCTGGAAAATCCTTCATGAAATTTGGATGGtaggctattttttttttttttaataggctATATAAACACTTTTGTGTTACTTGCTGAacgttttttatgtttaaacaCTGGATGTACACGCTAATAGGAGCATCAAATAGCCTACAAATTGGCCTGTAAACTCACCAATGGTCCAAATTCGTGATTTTGGGTGCAAAAATAAAGACTGAATTATGAAGAACATTTCTTTATAGTCCACTCAAAAGAGGTTTTTAAAAAGCGCTGAAAAACGAGCACTGAgattaaaatgatgaaaaaagtatTGGCCTTTGTCCCTAGGGTCTCTGTTATAACTCTATATCTCTGTATTTAAAATATCAATGACTGtatgaatttaaatattttaacttgaaaaaaaaattgtgcaaTATGAAATGTAAATCATGTTATTTATTGATCGTGTTTGTtcttggaaaataaaaataaaataaaaaaacatctttacacATTTTCGCTTCTTTGCAACATTTCTGCAAAACCAAAAACGTGAATTTCGTTGCAGCATAGTATCTTATTTCATTGCTTGCAATAATGTAAACATATACAcccacatatacatatatacatacatacatatatacccACATATACGTAATAATCTTATATATAATAGCGTATATGTTGTAAGCAGATTCAACTCCGACAATGAAGATATCTTTTCCTAGGTGCTGTAAAGCCATCATAGCACACACTGTACAGCATTAATTAAAAATACGTGGAACGCTACAGGGAATATGAGGCCTGCCATCACGGGTCATTCCGGCCCTATAATTTaccattatttttacattacCTCTAAATGATACAAGCTGATACTGTCGTTAATTGCACTTGGTTAAAATATAGCCTAGACCAGAATGCCCCCAAGGGACTTCAAGATAAGTTGCTTTTTTGAACGTCCCCATTAAAGAAATAGGATTAGGGCAGCAAATATGGGCGTGATGTATCACCATGTTTCCTTGCTCTTTACTAAAGCGAGGGTTGCAACCCATACAACAAAAGCATTGAGATAGATGGAGgtgtaaaaaggaaaagacagaggCCAGAAAAACAGTGTCCACAATAACACGATTAGTTTTGTATCCAATGTGCAAGACGGAAAAAAGAATTCATCATAATGCAGAAGACTGTCTGTCACCTTTGCTGAATGGTTTTtgacaagaaaataaatctttgggttgtttaatatattttatattttctttatttcggTGCTaatagaaaaaacaaattaaatgtcCAACAGCGAGATAGAAATGCAAAGATCGATGATCCTGCCCCTACTGTCCAATCACCCCTATTTAATTGACTGTATTTTCAGGGTAATTGAACTGCTTGTTGTAAATTGAGGATTTTATAGAAACGACATGAAAACTACATTTACTGACATTCATCGCATCTTTGACATTGATTATCTGATCAGCGCCGTGTCATGCTAACCTCCAATTCTTCATTACACACTGTTTATGAGCTGTTACAGAACAACTTGCTTGTTCCAGAGTGATTGATTGCCTTATTAACGCGTGTTCTTGTAAGTGTGACCGGACTGATTACGATGCATATGTTTAGAATAATGTTTCATTTAGCTGACTGCGAGTAATGCAGGGTGACAGCTGCTGCGGGAGGACAAAAACCCTAAACTACAGGGAGCAAGCGGGTCCAAAACGCATTTAAGGTGGAACTAGAAGACAGAAAGACCTCTAATGGTCAAATGCAGTCACTCAACGCCAGACGAAGGACTGGCAGCTCAGTAGGGTCTTCACCTAGCCATGTGAGGACTAAAATATGAAGTTATTTTAACTATATCACCACATATGCTTCTTGTGTTCCTATATATGCTTCAAAAGCAGTAAGATATCCACTGAACACTCCAAGGTAGCTCAGCTCTTAAAACATATTGTCCCCACATTTGAATCTGATGCAGTGCTGTATTTACAACTgacataccagctgttacatcaaacattgaaatcaatcaaaacTATTCTAACACTGATGTAATAAAAAAGCCTACCAGCAGTTCACACTTAAAAGCCTCTACAGTTTAGGATTTTTCACATCTTTTTAGGatattttcccaaaaatgtaAGGTAAACATGCAACATGAACGGCAGCGTGATGAGATTTATGCCACCATTATGCTTCTAAAGTAGTCTCTGCTCTGTTTGTCTCAAATCATTGCCTCTGTTCAAATGTTACTTTCATATATTACATGACATTAATTCAACTATAGCTCATTAAGACagaatgaaatggttaaattaACTTATCAACTCATAATGATGATGAATGAGGTATTAATTCAGATGCAAGCTGGGCAATTTGCAATTTTGCGCGTTGTGATGGTTCTCAAATAACATTTAATATAACGGGTCATCCCCTCAATCAATTACATGAGCATGCAAGTCGGTCATATGGAAAATCCTTTTTTCATGCATATGTATTGAAACATGTTCTCAATTATCTTTGGAAATTGGttttattggtttaaagaccAATTCTTGTTGTGGTCCTAGGCTCTGGATACGGTTAAGGTGGTGCAATAAATTACTattcttctgtctttttctgcGTCTTGGTTTGATATTTGCTGGATATTGTGTTTGagaagttttaaaaagtaaaacaaattttAGTAGTAGCcgtataaaaaatattattacattattattattttagattattttttctgtaaaaaagtAGTTCTTGTCATTAACAGATATTCAGTCTTATAATTTTTTGGGGAAGATTAGGTCTACTGTAGGTGTCTAGTCTCTGGTGCAACTGAATGTGTGCAAAACTATAATTTGCAACAACCTTtacacttgaaaatacattGAAATATACTGAAATGACTAGAGACCCATTAACATCAAATCATCAAGTTGTCACCAAGCCTGTTCAATTTTCCACTGTATCAATTCTTAGTCTCAATGAGATCCACTTTGCCCCTCTCTCATAGGAATTAGTGTAGATGAAGTGGTGCTCttacaaaagcacacacacacacccaatcCCATTGGTAATTGCTACAATCTTAAACTACCATTATTGGTTGCGTCAGCAGGTATCAAAACCTCCTAAAGTCAGAATGATTTCGGGCCGgttttataattaattaataattaataatattcgATCACATTGATCTGGATTAAAAGTCAACTTTTGCTTTCAGTATTATTTTGACACATCATTTGCCAGTATGCATaatttccattaaagtcaatatgTTTTGAACCCTTCTCTGATGTAATTCTTTAAGTATGGGTCACAAGAGGTTTCTTATTTCAGATTTTGGTTTGACAAAAAATATGCAGAAGTGAAGCCTTGAATTATTCAATCGTTTTGTAAAAGACCAGTAAGAGTATTTCTTAATgaacctaaaaataaaaaaggatccTGACCATTCTGAAGCTTGTGGCGATTAAAGTATGTTTACTATGTGCTCTTAAAAGCCTTTATAGAGGTTGATTGAGTCAAACAAGTGTGcagctacatttttttttcttccacaagATGTGGAGCCAATGCTTCTCCTCAGTGATCACTTCACTGTAGGGACGTACCTGTTTTCTGAATTTGATGTTAAAGTCAACATGGAGAGTGCTTTGACACATGTCCTTCTGCATGTATGCAGGGATTATTTCTCATGTTTCTCATGCTTTTCAAATCTGCCTGACCTGTCCCTGAATTCTTTCATGGGAAATACAAAGCAGAAAAGcaataagaaaataataatataatgataaaacataaaagtgttTTGAGGTGGAAACAGAAGGGCTTTCGACTTTAAGGGGGTCGAATTTGTATAATAAGTAATGAATACTAAGATTTTTAATTCGTATCAGCTTTACTCTTTCCAGATATTCAACCGTTCAGGTGTTGCATTGTATTATAAATATCTCAAAAACATTGGTTTGAATAAAGAGTTTCCTAAAAGTAGTCATACAGTAACATTCAGAACATCACCACAATATGTATGTAGTGGTCACCTGACTGTTTACCTTAAAAGATGGATTTACTGTagcaagaaaaacatttgaCCGAAGCGACGGTATGGGGATATGCATAACATAGGACATCACAGTATATATAGTTTTATATTGCGGTTGGTATAAATTGTGATACAAAATCAAATGAGAAACAATTTCTGGATGAAAATGACAAACTGATCACATTGATGCAAAAATCCAATACTGCCCTAAATAAGTCGTAAATTTGCAAACATAGCTTACAACCACAGACCTTGTGATTTTTCTCATTGACATATTTTCAATCTATAAGAAAGCTAACTTGGTATAAACAGTATAGCAAAATAGCTGAATTATTTTCTttagtgcatttttttttttttttttttttaattggaatGTATGGCCCCCAACCATGGCTCTGAAATATCAGTAACCTAACTGTGCTGTGAATGAATAAATCCATGGTGCTGTCCGTGGTGCAGAAGCAGCAGATGGATTTGTATTTGCGCCTTTTTCTCTAAGTTCTGCCC is a genomic window of Etheostoma spectabile isolate EspeVRDwgs_2016 chromosome 11, UIUC_Espe_1.0, whole genome shotgun sequence containing:
- the evx2 gene encoding homeobox even-skipped homolog protein 2, whose protein sequence is MMERIRKEMILMERGLHSPVAGKRLADTPGNSVLEALENSQHSGRLSPRITSASLHGNLGDIPTKGKFEIDSIFGTHHNSENTSSAEISSSESRKKMSLYSEVSPDSDINSDVEVGCPAHRSPSQHKENNKGFSDSNSGSSNISSNSLQNMNGNSSGGSNNSNSDQVRRYRTAFTREQIGRLEKEFYRENYVSRPRRCELAAALNLPETTIKVWFQNRRMKDKRQRLAMSWPHPADPSFYTYMMTHAAATGSLPYPFHSHMPLHYYPHVGVTAAAAAAAASGAASSPFATSIRPLDTFRALSHPYSRPELLCSFRHPGLYQSPAGLNSSAAASAAAAAAAAAAAVSAPSATGPCSCLSCHSSQAASALGSRSAGGDFTCTASGQRSESGFLPYSAAVLSKTSVPSPDQREETSLNR